The nucleotide window ATCTTCTCAAGTATAATTTTTAAAATACCGTCTTTCAAATTGGCTTTAACCTTATTCACATCAATATTTTCTGGTAATTGAAAAGATCTGGAAAATTTACCATATGGTCTTTCAAGCCTGTAATAACTTTCTTTATTAACATCAGGTAGTTTTCTTTCCCCTTTAATTGTGAGGATGTTGTCAGATATCTGAATATCTATATCACCTTCTTTTAAACCAGGAACCTCCACTATCAATAAAACTTCTTTATCTGTCTCCAACACATCAACGGGAGGTATCCAGTCATTTTGAATCCCACCTTTCCTAGAGGACAAAGTGTCGTCAAATAATCTGTTAATTCTTTCCTGGATAGTCATCAAATCTTTTAATGGATCCCATCTAACTATTGCCATTTCAACCTCCTTTTATTTTAGTCGATTATTAAAATATATTTGAGTCGATTTATGTCAAGTCCTTTTATTAAATTTCACTCACATTTTTTAAAAATTATTCTATACCTTAATTATCAATAGGTTAAAAATTATAACTTAAAACAATATCAAGCTCTTTCATAAAAATTTTAGGGATTTAATAGCAAATTGGAGGCAGTTACTAAGCTATCTCTTTCTGAATTTTTTCAGTATACCAAAACCTTTCTGTTTTGCTTTAGCATAAAGTATTCCATCATCCCCCTTAAAAACATCAAGACTCATCCCAATCTTAGGGGATTTTTTGTCCACGTATCTTGCCAAAAACTTTTTCTGCTTTCTCTTTACCATAATAAGATCTAATGGTGCTTCAACACCTTCTGGAGTTACGTACAATCTTGTAAATGAGTGAATTCTAGGTGTCTTACTTAACCTTTCTTTTTTAACCCGATTATTTTTTGACAAATTGTATTGAGATTTTACAGTTTTACTTCTTCTTTTCAAGATTATTACAAAGTTATTAGTGGCAATTCCTCCTATACTTTGAGTCAATGCCACATCACATCTAGATGGGGTTATTTCATCAGAATAATCACCCATCATTATCCTAAAAACTTCTACTACTTGTGCTAATCCTGAAGCACCCACCGGATGCCCTCTCGATTTTAAACCTCCAGAAATATTGACTGGCAATAATCCGTTGTGATACCCCTGTTTCTCATCATAAAACTTTAATATCTTATCCCTTGGAACCAATCCGATGTCTACAAGTCCGGTAATTTCAAACGGAGTAAAGGCATCATGAATCTCAGCAAATTCAATATCTTTAGGAGATATATCAGACATTTTAAAAGCCTGATTTGCCGCAACTTTTGTAGATTCAAATGAAGTAATTATACTCCTCTCACTAAGTGCTTGTCTATCTGTTCCCTGACCAACACCTAATACTTCCACTTCCCCCTTTTCACTGGAAAGGTAAATGACAGCAGCCCCATCACTTATCGGCGCACAATCATATAGACATAATGGAGAAGAAATCATTTTGCTGTTACTGTATGTTTCAAAATCAATCTCCTTTTTAAAATGTGCAAAAACATTAAATTTGCCGTAAAAATGATTCTTCTCTGCCACAGCAAAAAGCAGCTTTTTCAAATCTTCCTTTTTCAATTTATTTTCATAGGCAAACCTGGTTGTCACAAGAGCTGCAAGAGCAGGCATAGAAGCCCCTGTTTTCCTTTCAAGGGGATGAATTACTTCCGATAATATTTTTGTAACTTTAGATGTAGGCATATCAGTCATCTTTTCAGCAGCAATAACAAGTACATTTTTATAAATACCTGATTTTATAGCCGAGTACGCATAATACAAAACAGCAGCTCCTGTGGAAGATGCTGTCTCAATCCTTACTGCAGGTATTTTATAAAGTCCGAGTTTATCTGTTATATAAGAAGCAATATTTCCTACACCTGTAAACTCTTCAGGATTCATAAGACCTATAAAAAGGGCATCCACATCTGTTACATCCACATTCAAATTGTAAACAGCTTCTTTAATTAGATTTATGATATTTTTTTTAGAGTTACCAAAATGACTTAATGCCGCTTTATAAATATAGACTGACATATGACAACTCCCCCACCAAAAAACCTTAAAAACTTTATATATCAAATTGTTAAAAATTTCTACATATTAGTTATTGAGTATTTATCAATTTTAACTTATAAAGACTCCCGTATGTATGTAAACATATTGTCTAAAAAACTCTACTTCGAGGGGTAAAATGCATCAGCTTAATGTAGTAGTATTAATCTCCGGTTTAGTAGGTGGCCTCGGAATGTT belongs to Deferribacter autotrophicus and includes:
- a CDS encoding Hsp20/alpha crystallin family protein, which gives rise to MAIVRWDPLKDLMTIQERINRLFDDTLSSRKGGIQNDWIPPVDVLETDKEVLLIVEVPGLKEGDIDIQISDNILTIKGERKLPDVNKESYYRLERPYGKFSRSFQLPENIDVNKVKANLKDGILKIILEKIEKSKPKVIEVVKED
- a CDS encoding thiolase family protein, which produces MSVYIYKAALSHFGNSKKNIINLIKEAVYNLNVDVTDVDALFIGLMNPEEFTGVGNIASYITDKLGLYKIPAVRIETASSTGAAVLYYAYSAIKSGIYKNVLVIAAEKMTDMPTSKVTKILSEVIHPLERKTGASMPALAALVTTRFAYENKLKKEDLKKLLFAVAEKNHFYGKFNVFAHFKKEIDFETYSNSKMISSPLCLYDCAPISDGAAVIYLSSEKGEVEVLGVGQGTDRQALSERSIITSFESTKVAANQAFKMSDISPKDIEFAEIHDAFTPFEITGLVDIGLVPRDKILKFYDEKQGYHNGLLPVNISGGLKSRGHPVGASGLAQVVEVFRIMMGDYSDEITPSRCDVALTQSIGGIATNNFVIILKRRSKTVKSQYNLSKNNRVKKERLSKTPRIHSFTRLYVTPEGVEAPLDLIMVKRKQKKFLARYVDKKSPKIGMSLDVFKGDDGILYAKAKQKGFGILKKFRKR